The nucleotide sequence CCTGGTCAAGGGACACCAGGCGGACGTGATCAAGCTCGATGCGATCACGATGATAATCTGGCCGGAGAAATAAACCATGGCTGAATTGAAACGGGTATTGACCGCGCGTTCAGTCGCGGCAGCGGGCGCGGGATTCGCGTTCGCCATGATGTCCATCGTCGCCGACGTACAGGTCGCCGACCTCGTGCCCGGCAACACCGGTTGGATCGCGGTCATCGCCGCGGCCGTCTTCTGCATCCTGGCCTCCTGGTGCTTCGGCGAGCTGTCGGGGATGTTCCCGACCTCCGCGGGGGTACGGGTCTATATACAGCAGGCATTCAACGAAAAAATGGCTATCCCGCTTTCCGCGGCGTACATATTCACCGTAGTGGCCGCTTCCGGAGCCGAGGCGTATGTATTCGGGAGCGTCTTTGTCGCGCTTATTCCCGGAGGTCCTTCGATCTGGTTCTACGTAATACTGGGATTCGCAATCGCCGGGGCGCTTAATTACTTCGGGGTCGAGATTGCCTCCGGTGTCCAGAACATGCTTGCGATCATAATGTTTCTTTTCCTGGTGATCGTCAGCCTGGTCGCCCTGTATCAATTCGGCACACGCTTTGAAAACTGGTACAACCCGTTTGCGGGCGAGGGGGGCGGCGAGGGTTTCGCCACGGCGGTGGCGCTCTCCGTGTTCCTCTATGCAGGATTTGAATGGGTCACCGCTCTTTCCGAAGAAACGAAGCAACAGGACGTAATCTCGAGGGGAATGATCGGATCCATCCTCATTCTATGCATCGTGTATGCGCTCCTTAACGCCGCGCTCGTCAGCGCGGTTCC is from Spirochaetota bacterium and encodes:
- a CDS encoding APC family permease, with amino-acid sequence MAELKRVLTARSVAAAGAGFAFAMMSIVADVQVADLVPGNTGWIAVIAAAVFCILASWCFGELSGMFPTSAGVRVYIQQAFNEKMAIPLSAAYIFTVVAASGAEAYVFGSVFVALIPGGPSIWFYVILGFAIAGALNYFGVEIASGVQNMLAIIMFLFLVIVSLVALYQFGTRFENWYNPFAGEGGGEGFATAVALSVFLYAGFEWVTALSEETKQQDVISRGMIGSILILCIVYALLNAALVSAVPRDVLTGREAWTDGLLYGARPHVVFIKIVFGPYETLGLIGAGLLSFLASMTSFNAGILTTSRFLYAMSRDKTMPRYLSKIHMEYFTPHAAIITLCVVALVSAILLTMLGGFDSFTYAVAGAEIMMYVLAALSVIKLRRKMKSRERPFRVPLYPLTAIFSAIFFSLLFVLVFADQKIEVQTGFAILISIIAVMVLHTVFIIPRLKKK